Genomic segment of Sodaliphilus pleomorphus:
TTGGACAAGGATCAGTTGCGGCGCGGGATCTATATTGTAAATGGCAAAAAAATCATTATTAATGGTCATGAATAACATGAACAAGCTTATTATTTTATTACTTTCGGCCCTGTTCACCCTGCCCTTGATTGCTCAAAACAGCGGCAGCTTCAAGCGCCGTGTGCTTATTGAAGAGGGCACGGGCACAAGATGTCCCAATTGTCCACGCGGATTTGTCGGCATCAAAGAGTTGAAAGAGGCCTATGGCGACCGTGCAGTTTTCATCGCAGTGCACCAGTACGACAACCGTGACCCTATGTATCTGCGTCACAGCAACTATCCTGACTGCAATTTCGCCGGTTTCCCCGACTGTATATTCAACCGAGATGGCTACCACTACGATCCTCTGTACGGATGGGAAATAGGCAATGGCAAGATAGTCGATGCGGCATCAAGCTACTTCCAAAGTACAACGTCTGATGTTGATATCCAAGCCGACGCCTCGTGGAATGCCGACAGCACTGCCGTTGTGGGTAATGCCACGATAGAATCAAAAACAAAGGGTGAAACCTACGAAGTGCAGATGGTGCTTGTAGCCGACAGCCTCACAGGCAGCGAGACCGATTGGTACCAGTCAAATATCTATTACAATAGAGATGCACAAAACTACCCTGCAGGCATGGCCGACTTCTGTGAAGGCGGCAAGTATGGCCAGGGCGGCTTTAAATGGGTATACGACGATGTGGCCATAGCGAGCTCTTACAGCATGGGGCGCACGCAGATACCACGCATCGAAAACCTGGCTTCCAACACAAAGGCAACTGTAAACTACACGCTTGCCCTACCCGTTGTAGGAGCAAAATACAGTACAGCTGCCCAAGATTTGCTTCCTGCTGCAATTAGGAAAGACAAAGTGTCGATGGTAGCAATAGTTACCGACAGTCGTGGCAAAGTGCTCAACTGTGTGAAGGTGGCTATATCGGGTGCAAATACTAATGACGTCACAACGGTAAAAACAAATCGCATGGTTGACGACAATGTGTATTCGCTCGATGGCCGAAAGTTTCCTGCCAGCTCTCTGGAAAATTCTTCTCTGCCTCGCGGCATATACATCGTCAACGGGAAGAAAACCGTTAAACCGTGATGCGCCGCACGTCTAAACGTGTGCCTATCTGATGTAGCCCCCCTCCATCGACAGCAGTGATGGATTCTTGAAGACGTCCAGAAGATGAACGACGGTGCAGTTTCAAGCCCTGGCATTCCTCCATGTGGCATCAAGCACACTGCCCTGCCCGCTCACAGCTGGCACGACACCCCCTCGCCCATGTGCTCGTCGAGCACATGGGCCCATTGCGGGTGACGCTCACACCAGGCGTAGGCATAGGAGCACACTGGCCACACCTTGAGCCCGTGGCTGGCTGCATGCTGCACAGCAGCCTCCACCAGCGTGGCGCCCACGCCCATGCCTCGCTTCAAGGCCAGCGTGTGCTCGATGCGCATCACCTGCCCCTGCAGGGTGAAGTCGAGACGGCCGGCCTCCTCGCCGCCGTCGCGGGCCCATACAACCCCGCGATTGTCCTCAATGGTAATCTCTGTATCCATAAACCATGAAATAAAATTATTATATGTGCAAAGCTACAAAAAATTCTTCGTTCGCCACATCACACACACATGCTTTCATCTTGAGAAGTCGATGAGCTGAGCCAAATGCGACTCAATGCGGGCAATCATGCTACGGTCGATAGGGATGCCTACCAAGTACACCGAGGCACTGGCGCGCGTGACGCTGCTGTAGAGTTTCATGCAGTGAACTGTGAAAGTAGAATAAGGATAGATGAGCGCAGCACGCTTTTCTATCATTGGGTTAAAAGAACAATAGGCCAGCACCTGATGCAAGTCGTGGCGAAAAGCATCCTTAAGAGCCTCACCACTATCGTACCAGTTGTAGAGGTGGCTTTTGTATTTGGCATCTATCACCCACTGCACGTCACCCTTCTGCAAAACCACATCGGGTTCAAGACAGGCAAGCCCCCACTGCGGGCGTTGCCTCATGCTCACGTCGTAGTGCGGATTGCTCACGGCGACACCCCCCTTTCGAGTAACCACATCACGCAAAACATATTGCACATATCGCTCAAAAAATTGGGCATAGTCCATGCGCCATGCCATTTTTTCTTGAGTCTTATTGTTGAGAATATAATTGCCCAGCTGCTTGAGCTTTTTGATGGGAAGAGGGTCGCGGGCTTCTACAGGCAATATACTGGTTTTCACAAGCTCGGAATTGCGCAAAGTGATGAGCAAGGAGTGAATCCTGCCGGCATATATCATGCGCGTGCTCAGCGGCACCTGGGTTGATTGCAGCTCATGCAAGGCCAGTGCGAGCACATAGTTGAGCTTTCTCCACTCAATATGGTCGGTAGTGAGAACATTACACTTGTTTTTATACACCAGTTTCTGCAAGGGGTCGGACGCTGTTCTAAGAGCATATTCAGTCCAAAGGGTTGCCGAAGAGGGATGATGTTGAGTTTTAACCACATTGGCAAACTTGTGCCAATGTTGCCGACGTGCTTCCAGGTAGAGGTCGACATACTTGCAGCATTCAACATAGATCGGTGCATTGACAGGAGTGTCATTGACTAAACGCATAGCATCGTTACACTGCTTGTCAAGCGAATCGCCCAACAAGGGAATCAAATCATCGATTTTCTCCCCATAACTGCCGCCTACCACGAGATCGCCGGCAGGCTTGCCGCTCATGGGCGAAAACAACGGGATAGCGCCTGCATAGTTGCTCGTTGTGAGAGAGACAACAGGCTTGCAATTCCGTGTTTCGACAACGGCGTTGATACCGAGAAACTGGAAATTGGTGCGATTCAAAGCCACAAAACGCTGCATCACGCTCTCCATGGAGCGGTCACGCCATTTCCACTGGCGGAACCGGCCAGTGTCCCACACAACAGCAGATCGCGTCGACAGCCGGCCAAATGCAATGATTCCAGACCTACTCATACAAGAGCCTGCCTGTTTCACGACGGAAAAACTCACTAAAGGCATCTTTGGCCTTAAGCAGGTAGCCAGCCTCAAGATACTCCTTCACCAAAGGCATAAGTTCATACACGAGTCTCTCTCTCATGTTGTTCTCGGCGTTTACCTTATCGACCACAAAATAGGACTGACCTGGCTGAAGAGAGAGTTCGCCGTCGGAGGCATACATCTTGAAAATAGCATCGATGGCATTAAACGTTTTCTCCATAAATTTTTTCCCGCTTTCGGTCTTTATCACATGGGGATGCAAAGTGAACCAGGCAAAGCGGCGGCGCAGGGCAAAATCGACTACAGCCAAGCTACGATCGGCAGTGTTCATTGTGGCTATGACGTGAAGATTGGCGGGCATACTGCTCAAGGGCATATCGCCGACAGAAATCTTGACACGCTCATTGCGGTTTCCAGCTTGATACTCAAACAAATAGAAAACGGGACCCAGCACATTGGAAAGATTGGCACGGTTTATCTCATCAATAATGAGCAACACACGCTCGCTTGAATTGTCGCGAGCATACTTGATGGCTTTGTACAAGACGCCTGGCTTAGGGCGGAATTGAGGCCCATTGCAGCCTGCATCGATATTGGGTTCTATACCATAAACAAAATCGGAATAGGTGGTCTCGGCATGGAACTGGGTGAAGAAGCACTTGTCGTAGCACTTGGCTATTTTCAATGCCGTGTAGGTCTTGCCCGTGCCTGGAGCTCCCTGCAACACCACATAGCAGCGGGTATCGAGCAAATGCCTCACTTCGGTTTCCTCGTCGTTGCCGGCAAGTGGTGGGATAAGATTGACAACATCGTCTACAAGTTTCTTCTGCACTTTGGTGCCCCAATCGCGCATCTTGGCATACATGGCCAGCCACTGCTTGATGACAGCGACAGCTCCATCGTCGCCAAGGGAATCAAAGTCTACAATGCGCGCTGCCGGAAATACCGTTTTGTAAGTCTCGGTCACAGTCGAGAGGTCAGGATAATCGGAACGCACCATCTTAAGCAAATCAGAAGAAGTTGACTCTTTATCGAGGAAATCAGTTTTGAAAAAAGTGAGTCCGTCTTGTGTTTGCAATTTCAAAAACATTCGTCTC
This window contains:
- a CDS encoding 5-methylcytosine restriction system specificity protein McrC, with the protein product MSRSGIIAFGRLSTRSAVVWDTGRFRQWKWRDRSMESVMQRFVALNRTNFQFLGINAVVETRNCKPVVSLTTSNYAGAIPLFSPMSGKPAGDLVVGGSYGEKIDDLIPLLGDSLDKQCNDAMRLVNDTPVNAPIYVECCKYVDLYLEARRQHWHKFANVVKTQHHPSSATLWTEYALRTASDPLQKLVYKNKCNVLTTDHIEWRKLNYVLALALHELQSTQVPLSTRMIYAGRIHSLLITLRNSELVKTSILPVEARDPLPIKKLKQLGNYILNNKTQEKMAWRMDYAQFFERYVQYVLRDVVTRKGGVAVSNPHYDVSMRQRPQWGLACLEPDVVLQKGDVQWVIDAKYKSHLYNWYDSGEALKDAFRHDLHQVLAYCSFNPMIEKRAALIYPYSTFTVHCMKLYSSVTRASASVYLVGIPIDRSMIARIESHLAQLIDFSR
- a CDS encoding GNAT family N-acetyltransferase, which codes for MDTEITIEDNRGVVWARDGGEEAGRLDFTLQGQVMRIEHTLALKRGMGVGATLVEAAVQHAASHGLKVWPVCSYAYAWCERHPQWAHVLDEHMGEGVSCQL
- a CDS encoding McrB family protein, with the protein product MARDFGMTQKNDGHDIIDEKGNTVVRKNLGKDAFSSGGAFFGLLRSDQDFSGPYSDFSFAVCPGSETSMHVCLVSLCIGSNGFQSDYDCASQPGVRRMFLKLQTQDGLTFFKTDFLDKESTSSDLLKMVRSDYPDLSTVTETYKTVFPAARIVDFDSLGDDGAVAVIKQWLAMYAKMRDWGTKVQKKLVDDVVNLIPPLAGNDEETEVRHLLDTRCYVVLQGAPGTGKTYTALKIAKCYDKCFFTQFHAETTYSDFVYGIEPNIDAGCNGPQFRPKPGVLYKAIKYARDNSSERVLLIIDEINRANLSNVLGPVFYLFEYQAGNRNERVKISVGDMPLSSMPANLHVIATMNTADRSLAVVDFALRRRFAWFTLHPHVIKTESGKKFMEKTFNAIDAIFKMYASDGELSLQPGQSYFVVDKVNAENNMRERLVYELMPLVKEYLEAGYLLKAKDAFSEFFRRETGRLLYE